A region of the Sodalis ligni genome:
TCAACGGCTTCGTAATTAGTAATATCAACACAACGGTATAGGCATTTTCCGGAAGCACTAGCCAATGAGTTTTCGAGTAATGTACCCGCCTCTTCCTCTCTCCCCATGCATAGACCCGCCAGCCTTTATTTGTAGCATGACGAACAACCGCAGCACCGATTCCTTTGGTACCTCCCGTAACTAATAAGGTTGGCTCTGTTTTATTCATAATATCACGCCTGTTTTTCATCCATATCAACGATCGCCGAGTAGTTTTGCAGCGATTTTGAAGCATTACGCATTTCTTCCTCAGTCAAATCGTTGATAAATACGGCCTCACCGAGCGTGCACATTAAAGGTAAATTCTGGTTCCCATCGCGATGAATTTTCGTATCGTCTAGTGCTGCTAAAACGAGCTTTTCATCAGAAAATCCACGGTGATAAAGAGGAAGACGCAGTTTTTTTGCAATATCGAATATTTTATAAACTTGATCTTCATTAAGCATATTTCGCTGTTGTGATAAAATTGCAGAATAAAGGCAATCAACCGCAACAGCCTCACCATGCAATAATTCATCGATATATGTCATTTCAATAAGTGGACTAAAAGAATGACCATAATCTACAATCCGTTTTAGATTATGCTCCCATAGGTTCGGGGCCAATTCTTCCGACATCAGCTCTGCAGCAATATAAATTATTTCACTTATATAACTATTAGTTTCAAATCCTGATTTGAAAAACTTCTC
Encoded here:
- a CDS encoding sedoheptulose 7-phosphate cyclase, coding for MFTLIILLLVKRKTLANAIRITELLNQTGTKRRSSPPIVLGGGVSCDLVGFACSIYRRGIPYIRIPTTLLGMVDVSVAAKTAVNHFGFRNRLGSFHPASNTLLYPGFLNTLAVRHVSNGLAEVFKIALIKSKYLLDLLDAHGEKFFKSGFETNSYISEIIYIAAELMSEELAPNLWEHNLKRIVDYGHSFSPLIEMTYIDELLHGEAVAVDCLYSAILSQQRNMLNEDQVYKIFDIAKKLRLPLYHRGFSDEKLVLAALDDTKIHRDGNQNLPLMCTLGEAVFINDLTEEEMRNASKSLQNYSAIVDMDEKQA